AagctctttttattttgttttgatttttaagCTGTGAAAGACCCTCAGCCACAAAATGAACAGATCACCACTTGTTCCAAACTCCTCCGTCACAGCCATCAACCACAGTGAGGAGTCCAACAAGTCAGAATCAGGAGTGTCAGGAAATTGCGAGCAGGTTCACATCGCCCcggagtttttcctcacactggGCTTGTTAAGTCTGTTTGAAAACATCCTTGTTATTCTTGCCATCATCAAAAACAAGAACCTTCACTCTCCCATGTACATGTTCATCTGCAGTCTGGCTCTGGCAGATATGTTAGTAAGTGTTTCCAATGCATGGGAGACTATAGTGATCCATCTTCTGGTTAACAAGAGGTTAATTGTAAAAGATCATTTCATCCGTCAGATTGATAACGTGTTCGACTCTCTCATCTGCATTTCTGTGGTTGCCTCCATGTGCAGTCTGTTAGCCATTGCCGTGGACCGTTACATCTCCATTTTTTACGCACTCCGCTACCACAGCATCATGACTGTGAAGCGAGCGTGCGTGATCATTGGTAGCATCTGGAGCTTCTGCACTGGCTGTGGGATTGTCTTCATTATTTACTCCGACACAACACCAGTGGTGGTCTGTCTGGTGGCTATGTTCTTGGCCATGTTGCTCTTAATGGCATCTCTCTATAGCCACATGTTCCTGCTGGCTCGATCCCACGTGAGGCGCATGGCAACGCTGCCCGGTTCCAATGCCTGTACCCAGCAGCGGGCCAGCTTGAAAGGAGCCCTTACTCTTACCATCCTTCTGGGTATCTTCATCGTGTGTTGGGTGCCGTTCTTTCTCCACCTCAGCCTTATGATCTCCTGTCCAAAGAATCTGTACTGCATCTGCTTCATGTCCCATTTCAACATGTACCTGATTCTCATCATGTGCAACTCTGTGATCAATCCACTGATCTACGCACTGAGAAGCCAGGAGATGAGGAAGACCTTCAAGGAGATCATCTGCTGGTACAACCTGCGCAGCGTCTGTAGCTTCTCCAATAAATACTGAATAGAACCCATTGGATTATTCTCAATAAGTTTAATCAAACTGCACAGCATTTAACACTTAATTGTTAATGGTACAGAATCTTTGACAGCATTTTAGAACTGGATTGGTCTTCTGTATCTTACTGCTAAGAAAAATGCCTCAGAACTCAGAGGCCTGTCAGCTAGGACTAGGCAATAccactgattttcttttctattcAAGACTAGTATCCCAATACCAGTATGAATACTTCACTATTGATCTGCCTATGTGTGTTCAGCGCTATGTCCACTCTGTTCTTTGTGAACTAGATCTAGGCCAACACCTCATTTTCACTTGTATTGGATTCTCAATTGCTTGTATTCATTCTTTTAttctaatttttatttgtattgtatttatgtaGTTAGGTttgaaatggctttttttttgttactgtttGACATTTGTATTGATTATGCACTTTAAATTGGTCTTTTTAATTAGCACCTAGACCACTTTAGCCCAGCTAATATCTTGTCTTTCATATTATGAATCTTTGCAGATTTGCTAGGTGCTCTGTACTGCTGCACCTTTAAGAGTTTTTGTCTCTTGATAAGAGAATCTGCTAAATaagtaatgtaaaatgtaagaCAATCAGTCATACAAGATATAcatctcatttaaaaatatcttttgCCCTTATTTCTAATTGACTAAGCTGCACTACATATTAGATAATATTCAGCTATCTAGCTTTAATGTTGACTTGGTGTAGCAAAGGCAGTCCAAAGACAGCTTCCTTTAATTCAGTATTAGTTACTAAATTAGTACTAGTAACCAAAGTAACTAAATGATCACATATTCCCAGACccatgtgagtgagtgagctaTAGAAAGCTAGCTGGAGGTTAACTCTATAGCTAATAGTGAGAAAAATATTGTGAGTAGGTAGGCTAGTAGGTAGTGTCTTCTACGTCCTAGTATGCTCATGTGACTTATTTTGTATTGAGACCACAGGACCAAAGATCAGCACCTTGCATTGattgtgaaaaataatgaaatagaaTAGATAAAAATAATAGTTCCACATTTGTAGTACcacaaaaaagtaaaagtgtAAAGTAAAAGCAATTAAACAACATGAATTATTGCTGAGTGTATAAGCATGAAACCCTTAACTCCTTAATTGTTTTGCTGTTTCATTTTAGGTAGGCTTTCTTCTGAACATCACCTATATGCAGtgacatttttaatgttaacatttacagtattatGTCCCCCATGGAGTTAAATGAGTTTGCAGTGCACAAAGTGGctgtttgtacaaaaaaaatcccttgtTTGTAGCCTGCTGTGTAAATACCACATGACAAAGACACATGTACAGAGATGTTCTGCCATTATAGCATTACTTTGTacaattactttttatttttattttttatctatccatccacccatccatctatccatcttctataccgcttatccttcagggtcgtggggaacctggagcctatcccagggagcatctggcacaaggcagggtacaccctggatggggttcacaatcacatacacattcacacacccattcatacactacggacagtttggacatgccaatcaggctaccatgcatgtctttggacagggagGAAACCAGCGTACCTGGAGAAAAACctccccacagcacggggagaacatgcaaactccacacacacagggcagcggcgggaattgaacccccaatcccggtggtgtgaggtgaacgtgctaaacaataagccaccgtgcgccctttattttttaaagtctgTTTTTTAAGTATCTGTGTGTTACTTTGTAAGTTTTCTTTCATCTAATATCTTTGACTTTTGCTTAGTACATTTCCAAAGAGCTCTACTTTCTACTCATTATATTATCAAACACTACTctgtagtcatttatttataaagttatAAGGTGACTTTTTAGTATCAAAGAGTTTCAAGGAGTTCATCTAAATTACTAACAAGTCTAAATTTTACATCACATGACAGCAAGAATAGTTCTTAATACCCATTACTGTAATCTATCTGTTGTTACGTACACTTCATGTTTATCAAAACAGTTTGTGTTATGACTGCTAATTATTAATGttcaactattttttttattaagtctGAGTTAGATAACATTTGGGAGATGTTAGTTATTTAGATGTTGTTAATTACCCTTGGTGAATGAACAATTTTACCAGTATGTTATTTTAGGCAGATGATGTTTGTCTTTTATTCTTATAGActctttcttgtttatttattttcatacttTTAGGAGATTTAAGAGTTTATGTTTTCCTACTTTAACTTGAGTGAAGAATTTGAAGCCATACTTCAACTTTTACAAGAGtgaaataataattgaataattgtacttttacttgagtaaagGATTTGGCTACTTTTGCCACCACTGGACAGGACTACAACAAAACTGTGagcattacatttattaattttttcaaAGTCACTTCCTTTTGCTTTCCttgtgatatatatattatttatttatttattttgcagtggCCTTTGTAAAGTACATAGCtaaatgtatttcattatttcctgatatttcctgaaaagtatttcattttcatctgcTTGAGTCATTTTTACCAGCAGTGTTGTGTAAGTCTAATCCTGtcttaaatgaaatgttctagACATGTGATGTACATGTGGTGATATTGTGTGAGTGTTACTGTATAATgttatgtatggtgtgtgtatagtaCATGGTGCTGATGTATAATTATGGAcaaaaaatgttacaaatgtGATGTATCTGTCAGTTCTGGATTAAGGACAGGGCCACACagaatttaatgtaattaatgaaACAGGCATGAAAGGTTATTTTGATAATATCTGTTTATTATgataatactgtatatgttagatagtgtactgtatatgttagATGTTGTATTGAAACTTTTTGCCATATTACATTCATGAGAAAATATAGTGTAAAATTCTACAGATCTGAAAATTCAGTAAAAAGCAAACATATGAATATTccttatgagagagagagagagacagagagagacagagagagacggagagagagagagagagagagaaagatcccAAATGAGATTAGGAAGACATTTCTTGTTTTTCAGTTATATATGTAAAGAAAAGTTATTCAGTTACAAGGATTGTACTTGATTTAGttctaaaatattttcatttattttcatctttatgggtaattatttttcattctcAGGTTTAGTTATGTAAAGTAcatgtctttttttatatataattggtCCAATAGATATTATCACTGTGCTATACAAACAAGACTGTGTAATGATACAGTTCAGCACTATTAATGTTTTGCGCTTATATTTTAAAGTTTCTCACTTATGAAAATGTTGACTATTTCCTGTTGGTAAAAGTGAATAAGTGACCATGAGaatttgaataaatgttttaacCAGGGTTCTATGAAGTGATTGCCTgagttaataatttattatggATTCCTAAGGGATACTTCTGCTCTTTGTCATGCAAATGATATTCCAAATGCACATGTGCCATGGACATAATTTTGAGCTTCCGTTAAGCAGAAGAACATTTTCCAGAAGGTGTTTCGTAGCTCAGCGCTCCGGAAGGCATAAATAGCTGGATCGATAACTGCATGACTCATCAGCAGCACCACATGCAGCTGGAAGAGCGACCGATAACACTCACAGTATGGGTTTTTGGGACATATCATAATAATCAGGAGGTGGAGGAAGAAGGGAGCCCAGCAGACCACTAACACGCCAAAGAGGATAGTAAGTGTGAGTGCCCCCCTCAGACCACTCTTTCTGTGGTGCCCAGAGGTTCCTGGCATGGATGCGATCCTGCTGGCATGATACTGTGCCAGCAAAAACATATGCACATATAGCAGAAGGGTGAGGAACAAGGCTGTGAAGAAGAGCACAATGAAGAAGATCTTCACCACTGCGGCCTCAAAGAATGCGATCATGAGAGCGCTGCTGAAGCCGCACAGGGCCCAGATCGTGATCAGGATGGATGCTGTGCGCCGCATAGTCATGAGTGTGTGGTAACGTAAGGCGTGGAATATGGTAATGTAGCGATCCACAGCAATCGCAAGGAAACTAAAGATGGAGCCTTGGAATGACATGCAGAGCAGAGTGTCCATCACACGGTCTATCCTGAGCTCAGATGTTCCCTGAGAGTTCAGATGACCAGCGTCTTTAAAAACCAGCATGATGTTCTCCCATGTTTTGGAGAGGCTGGAGATGGTGTTAAAAGCTGCCAGGCTGCAGATGAAGCAGTACATGGGAGAATGCAGGTTTTTATTGCGAATCACTGCAATCACAACCAGAAGATTTTCACTCAGGCTCACAACACCAATGATGAGGAAGATCTCAATGGGAATCTGAACCTCATGGCAGTCTGTGGCCTCTTTGGTCAGCACAGTAATATTGTTAGTCATGATGCTTGGGTTAAAAGGCAAGGGGCTGGTTCGTGATGGTTATCCTTCCTTTGATTAGTGTCCTCAATACTCTGAAAGAAGTAATAATTGTTAACATATTTTTGCAATCTATTACACTGATATTTGTATACTGTTTATTGTAATATGGTTCTGTACTACATGAGATGACACATCTTAACAGAACCACTCTTTGACCACTCTTGGTTTTTATATAAAACTTTGTTTAAAAAGTGCCCAAAGAGATGAGGTTTTTCTTAAATGAGAATTGCATCAGTGCACTAGATACACCACAATAATTATAATCAATGACACTAATTAATTTATGAATTAGTCCTATTTACAATTTAGgtcattataataattacaattacaataactATCAAGCATAACATATAAAGATAGCATGAGCTTTGCTGCTGAATCTAACTTCCAGCTACATTTAAAACTGAGGCAGGTGGaatgattaaataatataaatctgcagtaatttgatgacgatgatgatgatgagatttaattttattgtcattgtgcTGTGTACATGTACAGAGACAATGAAATGTAATGACTAAATTTGTAACTTTAGTGAGCGTATGCTTTTAGGCTTTCAGgttatttagtttagtttgcAGTCAACTGTCATGGTAGTGCCAAAGGGGTgctgaactacacttcccatcaGCTCCAGCATGTCAAATGTTTCAAtcactctcacctgtgtctcgTTTCACCTTGATTAGCACAACTATATAAGTTCTTATTTTCAGCGTCTTATTGTCAagcttttgctgttgttgtgtttgCCACAGTCTCACTTacagtttgcttttttttcccccccttcccccctttcttttttGGCCTTGAAAATCCTGACATCAATAATCACTTTACaacttacagtttacagtcaaTAATCAGTTTATAACTATTTGAATTATTGTACCTGATGATGTTAGATCACTGCTAGGacaagcctcttttttttttattactgaggATCCTTCATGTGCTCAAGAATAGGAAGATAAACAGCTTACAAATGGCATGTTCAACTagccttatatactgtataaatacctgtaaattattatttatataatgtaaaaataaaaaaaaatcacaggcaGAGCAAATAGTGTTGAAGCTCCAAGAACCCTATGGCACCTCAAtgagggtgtattcctgcctcatgcctagTGTTACTAAGAGCAGGattaagtggttactgaagatgaatgaatgaattaatgatcgAAAGAGCCATCAGTCTGCAAAGGCGAGAGCAAGTTGATGAGAAGACCACTTTCAGAAATTCAGTGAAGCAATTGATTTTGAGAGAACATGACATAATTACAATATATCTGTTGGGAGCAGGGTGTATATCTAATGGGCCTTGCAGATAATTTCATGGataattttacaaaatattttggCAACCTGACATGTCTTTGCATTACATTCACCATTCCATTCTTTTCAGGATGtctgaaagaaataaaaccattAGGT
This Ictalurus furcatus strain D&B chromosome 1, Billie_1.0, whole genome shotgun sequence DNA region includes the following protein-coding sequences:
- the mc5rb gene encoding melanocortin 5b receptor is translated as MNRSPLVPNSSVTAINHSEESNKSESGVSGNCEQVHIAPEFFLTLGLLSLFENILVILAIIKNKNLHSPMYMFICSLALADMLVSVSNAWETIVIHLLVNKRLIVKDHFIRQIDNVFDSLICISVVASMCSLLAIAVDRYISIFYALRYHSIMTVKRACVIIGSIWSFCTGCGIVFIIYSDTTPVVVCLVAMFLAMLLLMASLYSHMFLLARSHVRRMATLPGSNACTQQRASLKGALTLTILLGIFIVCWVPFFLHLSLMISCPKNLYCICFMSHFNMYLILIMCNSVINPLIYALRSQEMRKTFKEIICWYNLRSVCSFSNKY
- the mc2r gene encoding adrenocorticotropic hormone receptor: MTNNITVLTKEATDCHEVQIPIEIFLIIGVVSLSENLLVVIAVIRNKNLHSPMYCFICSLAAFNTISSLSKTWENIMLVFKDAGHLNSQGTSELRIDRVMDTLLCMSFQGSIFSFLAIAVDRYITIFHALRYHTLMTMRRTASILITIWALCGFSSALMIAFFEAAVVKIFFIVLFFTALFLTLLLYVHMFLLAQYHASRIASMPGTSGHHRKSGLRGALTLTILFGVLVVCWAPFFLHLLIIMICPKNPYCECYRSLFQLHVVLLMSHAVIDPAIYAFRSAELRNTFWKMFFCLTEAQNYVHGTCAFGISFA